One window of Sinorhizobium fredii NGR234 genomic DNA carries:
- a CDS encoding DUF1194 domain-containing protein: protein MKSRWTLLAASYLIGAGTAVTQDAVAVDLQLVLAVDVSYSIGLDELRLQRAGYVEAFLRPEIISAVRTGPLGRIAVTYVEWGGKAVQVLPWTVIEDSESAAHFAEALRRQPVRRISFTSISNVLAFARRLIRTSPYRAGRRVIDVSGDGPNNAGVPAPVARNNTVAQGIVIDGLAIMLKSAPDSASIPDLDAYYKECVIGGEGAFVMKVSEASQFSAAILAKLTAEISGLKVSDMRQHRPGLRPAAYAQSYNCFIGEELQERSIGR from the coding sequence ATGAAATCACGCTGGACGCTCTTGGCTGCTTCCTATCTTATCGGCGCCGGCACCGCCGTGACACAGGATGCTGTCGCCGTGGACCTTCAACTGGTCCTGGCCGTCGACGTTTCCTATTCGATCGGATTGGACGAACTGCGGCTACAAAGGGCGGGCTATGTCGAGGCGTTTCTGAGGCCCGAAATCATCAGTGCGGTCAGGACGGGGCCGCTCGGCCGGATTGCCGTGACCTATGTCGAATGGGGCGGCAAGGCCGTTCAGGTGCTGCCCTGGACCGTGATCGAGGACTCGGAGAGCGCGGCGCATTTTGCCGAGGCGCTACGCCGACAGCCGGTACGACGGATCTCGTTCACCTCGATCTCGAATGTGCTCGCCTTCGCGCGAAGGCTCATTCGCACGAGCCCCTACCGGGCAGGCCGACGCGTGATCGACGTCTCGGGCGACGGACCCAACAATGCCGGGGTACCGGCGCCGGTTGCCCGGAACAATACCGTCGCCCAGGGCATCGTCATCGACGGGCTGGCGATCATGCTGAAAAGCGCGCCGGACTCGGCCTCGATTCCGGATCTCGACGCCTACTACAAGGAATGCGTCATCGGCGGAGAAGGCGCATTCGTCATGAAGGTATCGGAGGCCAGCCAATTCTCCGCGGCGATCCTTGCCAAGCTCACGGCCGAGATTTCCGGACTGAAGGTCAGCGATATGAGGCAGCACCGGCCGGGGCTCAGGCCCGCCGCCTATGCGCAGTCCTATAATTGCTTCATCGGCGAAGAACTCCAGGAGCGTTCCATCGGCAGGTAG
- a CDS encoding antibiotic biosynthesis monooxygenase family protein, giving the protein MIVEIAEITVKPGSEKAFEAGVGKAAPLFLRAKGCHGLSLHRVVEIPTVYRLVVKWETVDNHIVDFRKSEDFQEWRRFVAAFFDGAPRVTHSEVVASYV; this is encoded by the coding sequence GTGATCGTCGAGATCGCCGAGATCACCGTCAAACCGGGATCCGAGAAAGCCTTCGAGGCGGGCGTCGGCAAGGCCGCGCCGCTCTTCCTCAGAGCCAAGGGCTGCCACGGCCTGTCGCTGCATCGAGTGGTCGAGATACCGACCGTCTACCGGCTGGTGGTGAAGTGGGAGACGGTCGACAATCACATCGTCGACTTCCGCAAATCGGAGGATTTCCAAGAGTGGCGACGGTTTGTCGCCGCCTTCTTCGACGGCGCTCCAAGAGTGACCCATTCCGAGGTGGTGGCGTCCTACGTGTAA
- a CDS encoding cupin domain-containing protein — protein MKAIGQPAILRPKELKTNDRGGGARTTPLVTRKCGSTSMINGITAFDPGAAIGLHKHNCEESVMVLDGRAIAEIDGVRHELGPNDTTWIPANVPHRFINASSTEPMRIFWIYASIDATRTMIATGEERAIDAEHGHQGAGGGK, from the coding sequence ATGAAAGCCATAGGACAACCGGCAATTCTTCGGCCCAAGGAGTTGAAGACGAACGATCGCGGGGGCGGTGCCCGCACCACGCCGCTCGTCACCCGCAAATGCGGCTCGACCAGCATGATCAACGGCATCACCGCCTTCGATCCGGGAGCGGCGATCGGCCTGCACAAGCACAATTGCGAGGAGAGCGTGATGGTGCTCGACGGCAGGGCGATCGCCGAGATCGACGGGGTCCGGCACGAACTCGGGCCGAACGACACGACCTGGATCCCGGCAAACGTGCCGCACCGCTTCATCAACGCTTCGTCGACCGAGCCGATGCGGATCTTCTGGATCTATGCCTCGATCGATGCGACCCGGACGATGATCGCGACGGGCGAGGAACGGGCGATCGATGCCGAGCATGGCCATCAAGGCGCGGGGGGCGGCAAGTGA
- a CDS encoding amidohydrolase family protein, producing the protein MMRKMTRRDVVVGTSALAAASIISARAYGAEEIPFTQGTNRPSFRTPPQACDTHFHVYDSKFPAAANASLIPPDASVADYLRLRDRLGFERSVIVQPSTYGTDNSCLLNALNQLGPNARGIAVVDTSVTTDELKRLASLGVKGIRFNFGRAGATTLDMVEPLAARIADMGWHIQVHIKGDDLASQAALFSRLPVPVVFDHLGRIPHPHGRDHPAFKIVADLLQKGKAFTKVSSLYQDSKDGPPNYRDVGAVATAYIEAAPDRVLWGSDWPHPSPGKHGKPDDALLMDLAAAWAGNEVNRQKIFVENPAKLYGF; encoded by the coding sequence ATGATGAGGAAAATGACCCGACGCGACGTGGTGGTGGGCACAAGCGCACTGGCTGCTGCATCGATCATATCAGCACGTGCGTACGGAGCTGAAGAAATTCCGTTTACGCAGGGCACCAATAGGCCGAGTTTTCGGACTCCGCCCCAGGCCTGCGATACTCATTTCCACGTATACGACAGCAAATTCCCTGCTGCTGCGAACGCAAGTCTGATACCTCCCGACGCGAGTGTCGCAGACTACCTCCGGCTGCGCGACAGGTTGGGCTTCGAACGAAGCGTCATCGTACAGCCCTCGACTTACGGCACCGACAATTCGTGCCTGCTGAACGCCCTGAACCAGCTCGGTCCAAATGCACGTGGAATCGCAGTCGTCGACACCTCCGTCACTACCGATGAACTGAAGCGACTTGCCTCGCTAGGGGTGAAAGGAATTCGCTTCAACTTCGGTCGAGCAGGCGCGACGACCCTAGACATGGTCGAGCCACTCGCTGCTCGTATCGCCGACATGGGCTGGCACATACAAGTGCACATCAAAGGCGATGATCTCGCCAGCCAGGCAGCTCTCTTTTCGCGACTGCCCGTGCCGGTGGTTTTCGATCACCTCGGCCGCATACCGCACCCCCACGGCAGGGACCATCCCGCCTTCAAAATCGTTGCCGATCTTCTGCAGAAGGGAAAGGCGTTCACGAAAGTGTCCAGCCTCTACCAGGACAGCAAAGACGGACCTCCGAACTATCGAGACGTGGGTGCAGTTGCCACAGCCTACATCGAGGCAGCGCCGGACCGCGTCCTCTGGGGAAGCGACTGGCCGCATCCATCTCCCGGCAAACATGGCAAGCCTGACGACGCGCTGCTGATGGATCTTGCCGCGGCTTGGGCCGGAAACGAGGTAAACCGACAAAAAATCTTCGTCGAGAACCCCGCCAAGCTCTACGGCTTCTGA